Below is a genomic region from Miscanthus floridulus cultivar M001 chromosome 1, ASM1932011v1, whole genome shotgun sequence.
GTTTGGATAGCATTGCCCTCTGCAAATTTTTCCATTGCCTGTAAAAAGTAAAAACACGTGTAGTATATTAATAGGACATGAATGAAGCACATTAAGACCAAATATAGACTATTTTTGTTGACATATTACTACATGACTCTGTTTCTATTTCATCAGGTAATGGGAACCAGTGGTAATGCAATACAAGTATGATGTCTGGAGCGACAGCAACTAACCCATTTTGTGGTAACACGCTCAATGATTGACCTCTTTGGCTCTATAGGGCGCCTCCCAGTAACCAACTCCACCAGAAGGACTCCAAAGGAGTAGACATCACTCTTCTCATTGAGCTGGTATGTTCTGAGATATTCTGGATCAAGATAGCCTGCTGTTCCTTTGACTTGAGTAGAAATATGACTAGCATCAGTTGGAGCCAGTTTGGCGAATCCGAAGTCAGCAACCTTGGCTCGACAATTGTTCATTAGAAGAATGTTTGAGGATTTGATGTCCCTGTGGATGACTGGTTGGTCTACATGGATGGAATAAATTAGAGTATTAATTGCTAATGATCCGGGTGCTAGGTGTTCACAGATGATTTCTTTATATGAAAGTAAAGCTACACAACAAAAGAAGTCTTCAATCTACCATCTGAAGATCAAGCCCTACAACGTCCAAGCAAGTTTGTAGCATCCAATATTTCTTCAAGATATGTAGCATAGAATCTTACATCTAATATATACCTAAAATTTAGCTTAGATAGTTTCTTTTAATTAGTATCCTGGGTAAAAGCTTGTTGCAAATTTGTGGAAAGGGTTCTTCTAGTGTCATTTACTAGGTATGTTATGAAGGATCCATCATCAAATACACAATAATTCCCTACAGATTAGCATGCAAAATAATCAAAGAGAGCACGTACATTACTCTTATGGGTGTGGAGTACAGTCATGCAAAAAGAAGAAATCgacatctcaattaaatattatattgactgcttcccCATTAGGACTAAAATTTATAAATCTTGAATATTTTTGTTAGGTGTTGATTATTATTGCCACAGCTGTTCCCGGAATAATATCTAATGCTAGTTTCAGTTGTCTCATCTCTATTAATTAATAATTACAGCAAAAGTAGACAACCATAACATATGAGAACTTGTTAACTATGAATTTTGTTATATCATTTCAGAAATAAAGAAAACGAATAGTTGAAGTATTCAAAATTGAAATGTATTTTCTGGATTAAAAGGTAAATACTAGAACATCAAAGATTATTCCTGGAACATTACACCCCAGAACAAAAGGAACAATTAATATGGAAAATTAGCAACAAACTGCAGCTGGAAGAATAATTACCTGAATAGGTATGAAGATATGTAATAGCATGAGCCACATCAATTGCAATTTCCAATCTCATTGAGAATTCCAATATTTTACCATTTATACCTGCATATAGCTATCCTCATGTAATATACAGTTGGTACAAGGCTACAAACCATTGCAACTCTAATAGCTATCCTCGTGTAAGAAATTGACAGGACCATGACATTCTTACAGTCCAGGTGCTCTCGAAGATTCCCATTGGGAACATACTCCACAATAATCAACTGCTCGCCACCAAACTCCAGGTACCCATGAAATCTAACCAAATTCTGGTGCTCAATGCGTTGCAATGTCTCAATCTCGTTCCAGAACTCACGACCCATACGCTTATCATACACATTCTGGAAATGATGAAAACTCATATATTCTTGTATCGAGAACTAGTTTATACAAACAGATCATAAGAAAATAAGCAAAAACCTTCTTGGCCCGTTTGACAGCGACAAGAGTACCATCAGCAAGCTGACCCTTGTATACAGTCCCAGAACCACCCTGCCCAATCTTGAAGTTTGGTGAGAAGTTCTTTGTTGCTTTCTGGATCTGTGGCAAGGAGAATTTTGTGCTGCCAGGGATCTCCCtatctaaagaactcttgtgcaTGGGACTATACATTCCTTTAATTGATCGCCTGCTCCCAAACACGCTCCCACTGTTAGAACCTTGTGAGCTCAAAGACTGTGAGACTGCAAATTTAACAGAGGTAAGGCCCTGAGCATGCCAGAAAACATATCGATATAGCACGTGCTGCAAAAATAGTCAAAAAGCGTTTACGTGTATGGTTCAATGAATTCAACAGCGCCCATTCAAGGATAGCTTATCTATACATCACTAAGATATTTAATGTCGTCAGGACTTTGAAAGAATTAACAAGAAGGTCACAGTTCACCATTCTTTACAGGTTTCGGAATTCTCCTTCAATCATAGAGGACATTAACAAATTCGTAGATTGTGGTAGGGGTTTGCATATAGTATGGCAGCTCGTATGGGGCTGGGACAGGGCCACATGGTGACAGAtggaaggcaaacaaataaataaataaaaccatGAAGGACAGACAGGCGAAGTGTCGCACACGTCCGGTTTATAGTAAAGCTCAGCAGGAGACAAATGTTATTGTTGCAGCAGACATGCTGCAAAACTGCAGCAATAAAATTTAAGCTAAGATCAAAATTAAATCTTTTGCAAACAAAGCTGGAAGTACTAATTAGACACTAGTTACTAATAATTGGAGAAAATATCTCGAAAACTGTTCATTGTACAAGAGTACTTTTGCGGCATTAGTGCACAAATAACAGTATGTAGTCTCCAAAATAGAGCATAAATGGACTAGCTTTTCTGGCAAAAAGCGCCATCTTGGACTGAAAAAGGAACCTGAAAGTACAAAAGCAGTGGAGAAATGGGTGGAGACAAGTGCGTTTTCCTACGTACGTTGGTGGGAGGGGTGGGATTCGTCGGACATGGAGTTCTCCGGCGAGCGCGCCTCCGGGGGCACGAAGCAGGCCCGGAAGGCGTCAAGGAAAGAGATCCCGCGCCCGCCACCGCTCGCGGATGACGCTGTGGTGGCGACGGAGAAGCGGGACAGCTCGCCGCTGCCGCCGGGGTCGCTCCGGCTCCCGGCCGAGCCGGTGCCGCTGACGCTCCTCATCATGGCCGACCCTCTGATCGCACTGCACGCGCGGCGAGGCTCCTGCTGTGGCGTGCGGAGACGGAAGGGGGCCTGCTCCTGCCTTGATAGCTTGGAATTGGAAAGCGGCGGTTTGACGACGGCACGGGGAGAAGGAAAGAGCCGGGAGCGAGAAGGGTCGGAGCCCGTGGGGTTTCGCGCTCTGTGTTCGGTGCGTCAAGTTGGACGACTGCTTCGGGTCGGGGCTCGGGAAGACTTACGCTGCGAGTAGGCCCACTGGCCCAGCCCGTAGCATGCGTTTTgtttgtgtttttcttttttacttGTTTTTTTAGAAACTCCTCTAGGTTTATTTCTCGATTCACATAttatcggtgtagaaagtgatcaacacgtaaatatttgtagttttaccgtacgttgtgatcggaggtggcctaacactcaatgacatagggtttatactggttcaggcaatgtgccctacgtccagtttgagtcggtcgggtgactttattcctaaacccaggtgctcgaagtttgcagtggggttacaaatgagaagaagaaagatgggagGTACAAGAGGTCTAGTCGGACTCTGGTTGGAGGGACCGAGAGcaacgggagctccgctatgtgctaagtgttcgagcgtgtactcgtggtttgaacctggtgattCTACTGTTGTGTACTAGTAAATTGATCGATCCGAATCAACCTGTCTGTTGGAAGAGAgcacatctccttttatagatgaaggagatggctttACAAGCGAGAGGGAGAAAGTACGTTTGTTGCCTACGCCGACGGGTACAAGACGATGatagacgcccacaatactgtggaatgtcagatgcacgtgggaggctatgtcgtcttcttcaggtatagCAGAtatcggtacctgctatactgttgatgcctagagacatgtgaggggttttaccgCGTTCGCCTGCTACggtaaatgtcgacgcccacaacaccaTCGATGcttcagaggcatgtgggggagccttaccatatttatctggtatgggagttgacggcgcccacaacactgttgggaaaatgtcggcgcctacaacactgcttgggttctgttatgtcagggaggtcgcagggtactgtcctgtaggtgtatagggtacggtcctcagtattacggttgacttgggTACCCTACCTTGCTTTCTccgtccatttcctggtccttaccgagcgggcgtctccAGTCGATTGGGTCTCAGTCGGCTCTGATTACGCCAGCCggagttgtaagcaggggttcgatgCAACCGGTcaaagaagcgggtcagagtcgaaagtggtgtttggccaggcctttcaatcggagaggccgtccggaggcaggctggagaccgaagcgagcgctccggtcggagaggtgggccggagtcgaaagCGGGCGCCgatcctccttggccaggcctttcgattggtgattggatcgcccttctagcctattgtttaggctcttgggccagcccaagagctACGCGTTCGTTCACAGCGTTCGTCTGCTTAGCCGAACCTTTGTAGGGAAGCCGATCCATaaaggaccctgggtttatgaacccgacaggagcctccgagcccctaggcgattcgagtagaatcgtctggggattttttgtcttgacggcaggTGCTCGAGCCCTTgggcaattcgggtagaatcgtctgggtttTTTTTTGTGTTACCTGGGGCTAGGGGGTTttcgttttgtcagcgggtgcgcgcgagcgcacccataggtgtagcccccgagccctcgagtgattcgagcagaatcgtctaggggtttCGTTTAGCGGATGTGTGTGTGTATTTTAGTCACATCAGTTTATTTTTAGGGAtcagacgagacggagctcgtggatcctagcgtcggtgcgtgccgtgggatcaagGCGATTAGTcaattagtttaggg
It encodes:
- the LOC136507768 gene encoding calmodulin-binding receptor-like cytoplasmic kinase 2, which codes for MMRSVSGTGSAGSRSDPGGSGELSRFSVATTASSASGGGRGISFLDAFRACFVPPEARSPENSMSDESHPSHQLSQSLSSQGSNSGSVFGSRRSIKGMYSPMHKSSLDREIPGSTKFSLPQIQKATKNFSPNFKIGQGGSGTVYKGQLADGTLVAVKRAKKNVYDKRMGREFWNEIETLQRIEHQNLVRFHGYLEFGGEQLIIVEYVPNGNLREHLDCINGKILEFSMRLEIAIDVAHAITYLHTYSDQPVIHRDIKSSNILLMNNCRAKVADFGFAKLAPTDASHISTQVKGTAGYLDPEYLRTYQLNEKSDVYSFGVLLVELVTGRRPIEPKRSIIERVTTKWAMEKFAEGNAIQTLDPNLEATDAINLAVEKLYELALQCLAPTKRNRPSMRRSVEILWSIRKDYRELVVPTSAMN